The genomic DNA TGCTGCGAACACCGAGCGGGGGCGGAACCCCCGTATCTTCAAAAGGAAACTCTTCGCATGAACGCTTTGACGAACATTACCGCCGCACCGACCGCTGAAAAGGTCGATTGGACCCGCATTGATACGCAGGTCAAGCATGAGGGCAAGGAAATCAAGCTTCCCGCCGAGCCGGGCAAGATGGATTACGACGAAGCAATCAATACGATTGCGCGCGTTCGCGATGAAGAAAATCAAGAATTCGACGTGCACGAAATCGTCAAGGGCGCACCTTGGGATACGCTAGTCGCAGTTTACCGCGCGATGCAGGAAATTTACGGCGTGGTGATTTCCGAAGGCATCAAGACGTTTTTCGGCGAAATCAAGCCGGATTTCGTCACCGTTCACACGGGGCCGGGTAATGATGATCGCATTCAGGTTCCTATGGGCGCGATGGGTCTTCCGGGCGTAAGCAAGCACGTCTTTATTAAAATGTTTAGCGGCGGCACCGTCATTCAGGGAACAGTGCGCAAGTGCGACCGTGCCCGTTTGGTTGAAATCGCTAATAAGGCGCGCGAAATCATCCGTTCGGCTTCGGTTTACAAGGGCAAGGCTATTCGCCTGAACGTCGATAGCGATGGCGACCTTGAGCTTGATGCGCAGCCTGAATTTCTTGATCTGGCGCGGGTCAACGAAACTGACATGATCCACACCAAGGAAACCGGCGCGCTTATCCGCACGAATATACTCGCGCCGCTCAAGTTTACTCAGGAATGCCGAAACAAGCGCATTCCGCTCAAGCGCGGTATCCTGTTGGAAGGCAAGTACGGCACGGGCAAGTCGCTGACCTCGCGTGTTACTGCCAAGGTTGCGACGGATAACGGTTGGACGTTTATCATGCTCAATCGTTCGCAGGGCTTGAAAGCGGCTATCGAATTCGCCCGGACCTATCAGCCTTGCGTCATCTTTGCGGAAGATATCGACCGCGCGGCGGATCGCGACGACGAAGATGTTAACGACCTCGTTAACCTGCTCGACGGCCTGATTTCGAAGGAAATGGAAATGATGGTCGTCTTGACGACCAATCACATCGAAAAAATCGACCGCGCTTTGCTTCGCCCCGGTCGCTTCGACGCCGTTATTTCTATCGATGCGCCGGACGCCGAAACCGCTGAACGCATCATCCGAACCTACGCAGGTAATCTGCTCGACGTGAACGCCGATCTTTCGCCGGTGGGCGACGTAACGGCAGGCATGATCCCGGCTTCGATCCGCGAAGTTGTCGAACGCGCCAAGCTTTCGATGCTTACGGAAGGCCGCGTCAATCTGACGGCTGATGACCTCTATATCAGCGCCGTCGGTATGAAGCGCCACGTCGCACTTCTTGAGCCGAAAAAGGATGAAAAGACCCATGCGGAAATGTTCGCGGAAGGTCTGATCGGATTGCTCGGCGACGGATTGGCGGTGGACGTCAATGCTGCTTCGCCGGAGGACGTTCTTGACGCCCGTAACAAGGTTATCAAGCGTCTTGTCGGTCAGGAAAACCAGCTTGCGGAAATCGGCAATACGACCAAGGGCGGCGCTCACGCCGCAACAATCGCGGCTGAAACCGGGCTTCGCATCTTGAAGCAGGTCGGCGGCGAATAAGCCTAAGTCGGTAACGATAGGCGGCGCGCTGGTCGCGCCGCCAACCATCCCCAAAAACCCAATTGGAGCGCTCCCCCATGTGGATCGCAGTCGTCAACAATTTGCCGACGCTCATCCTTGGCACGTTCTGGTCAATCGGCCTTTTCGCTGCCGGATGGTTTCTCGGCGCTCGGTTCGCCCGCTGGCGGATTAACCGGGAAACAAAGTCGCGAGGCTAAAATGAATATCAAGAAGCTTTCCTTTGCTATCGCCGCCGTCCTTCTAAGCGCGGCAGGGGCACACGCTGAACCGAAAGTCGTCAATCTCTGCACCGGCACCGATGGCGGTCCCTATGCCGTAGCCGGAAAGATGATTGCCGATATGGCGAAGGGCGATCCCAATGTCCGCGTTAACGTCATCGTTGATACCGGCGGGACGTGGGCCAATATCCAAAAGACGGTTCTCGGCGACGAATGCGACGCCATGATCGGCCAGCCGGACGGTGCGGCATATCTCAAGCGCCAGAACCCCGGCGCGGCTGGTAGCCTCAAGCCAGTCGCCGACTTGCACCGCGAATACCTCCATGCGCTTTGCTCGAAAGATAGCGGCGTGTCCGATATCGGCGACCTTGAAAGCGATCCAAAGGGCCACGGCTATTCTATCGCTCTTGGCGATCAAGGTTCGGGCGCGTGGCTTATCTGGCAGAACTTCGTCGCCGAGGATAGCGATTACGGCGAAGTGCCAGTCAAGACCGAAGGCGACGTTATCGCGCTTGCTGCCGTTGCTTCGAACGAAACGACTTGCGTTCTCCAACCGGCGGCAATCGGCAATAGCCTTATTCGGCAGGCCGACGAACAATTCGGCGACGGCCTTACGCTTGTCGGTGTCAACGACCGTGATTTCGATAACGCGACCGATCCGCAGGGCAAGCCGCTTTACACCTACGCGAAAATCCCAAGCGGCACCTATCCGAAGAGCCTGCAAGGCTGGTTTTCCGGCAAGTCAACGCTGACTTGGTTCGCGAAAGTCTACGTCAATAGCGACCGCTTCACCGACAAGAAGAGCCTGTCGGCATTTATCACCGCCGTATCGCGCGCCAAGCCCGCAATTCAAGCGCAGTACGGAAAGTAGGTCGGTAGCGCACCCCTCACGCTACCCGACAGTGAAGGGGGTCGCCGACCCCAAGCCCCCCCGCCCAATGGCGATCCCCTTCATTTCCTCTTTAGGCAATCAAACGCAGGGCCTGAAAAATGGGAACGCTCGAATTCCACTTTAGCAACAGCGACCGGACCTTGATCGAAAGAGCGCAGCGCGGCGACGCCCTTTCGCCGAACGATGAAGAACGCCTTTCGCTCTTGAACGCCTTCGCGGCGCTCAATTCCGAACTTTCGGAAAAACCAGACCAGCAAATTAGCCGTGATGGATACGGCGTTGAAGACGGTTCAAAGCAATGAATACGAACGCATTCGCCATCAAAGAAGGTGGTCAAATCAAGATCGAAACTGTTTCGCCGAACGAACGCGGCGCAAAGGTAAACTGGCTTTGCGTTAACGGTTGGATGGTCTATGCGCGCGTTTCTGACGCCGAAATCGACCAAGCATTCGGCCAGTTCCAGAAAGCGCGCGATGGCAAGCCCAATTGCCCGCAGTTGGTCCCGGTCGCCGTACTTGAAGGTGCGGCATGATCTACGAACACGCGGACGGACTATATTTCGGCCTTGAGGACGCGATCTATCACGCCGATCCGGCGTTAGGATCGACCAACCACAAGATGCTTGCCGTTTCACCGGAAGGCTATTGGCACGGCTCGAATTACAATCCGGCGCGTCCGTCCGATAAGGACACCGACGCCCGCGCTCTTGGGCGCGGCGTCCATAAGGCGGCGCTAGAAGGTCTTTCCGAGTTTCGAAAGAACTTCGTCCGTAGGCCGGAGAACTTCGAACGCCTGACGGAAAAGTCGAGGGCGCTCCTTGCGCCGCGCGGCGAAACAATTCTTTCCGGCGCGAATTACGACCGCGCGCTTTTGGCATCAGCAATGATCCGGGCGCATCCCGATCTTGTAAATTCGCTGGACGGCGGTGCGCCGGAAGTTTCGATCTTCTGGACTATTGAAGTCGATGGAAAACCTGTTCGATGCAAAGGTCGCTTCGACTTCCTCAAGCCGCGAGCAATCGTTGACCTCAAGTCGATTTCGATAACGCAACCGCATCCTTTTCAGGTGCTTTGCATCCGGGCAATTCGCCGTTTCCGGTATCTGGTTCAAACCGGGCTTTATCTTGAGGGGCGAAAGCTGGTCCGCCAATTCATTCGCGAAGGCCGAGTTTACGGCGACGCGCCGCCTGAATTGGTCGAGCGGCTTGGCGAGGAAAAGGAATTCGCCTTCGTCTTTATCTTTTGGGCTTCGGACGGCCCGCCTCTGGTTTGGTCTACTCAAATCTCACCGGGCAATCCGATCCTTGCCGATAGCTACAGCATCATCGAGCAAGCCCGCATCAACTTCGTCAACTATCGCGAACGTTTCGGCACCGAAGCCCTTTGGCTGGATTACCAGCCGCTTGCGGAGCTTACCGCAAGCGACT from Brucella anthropi ATCC 49188 includes the following:
- a CDS encoding PD-(D/E)XK nuclease-like domain-containing protein, whose protein sequence is MIYEHADGLYFGLEDAIYHADPALGSTNHKMLAVSPEGYWHGSNYNPARPSDKDTDARALGRGVHKAALEGLSEFRKNFVRRPENFERLTEKSRALLAPRGETILSGANYDRALLASAMIRAHPDLVNSLDGGAPEVSIFWTIEVDGKPVRCKGRFDFLKPRAIVDLKSISITQPHPFQVLCIRAIRRFRYLVQTGLYLEGRKLVRQFIREGRVYGDAPPELVERLGEEKEFAFVFIFWASDGPPLVWSTQISPGNPILADSYSIIEQARINFVNYRERFGTEALWLDYQPLAELTASDFEGAYGGNW
- a CDS encoding TAXI family TRAP transporter solute-binding subunit — protein: MNIKKLSFAIAAVLLSAAGAHAEPKVVNLCTGTDGGPYAVAGKMIADMAKGDPNVRVNVIVDTGGTWANIQKTVLGDECDAMIGQPDGAAYLKRQNPGAAGSLKPVADLHREYLHALCSKDSGVSDIGDLESDPKGHGYSIALGDQGSGAWLIWQNFVAEDSDYGEVPVKTEGDVIALAAVASNETTCVLQPAAIGNSLIRQADEQFGDGLTLVGVNDRDFDNATDPQGKPLYTYAKIPSGTYPKSLQGWFSGKSTLTWFAKVYVNSDRFTDKKSLSAFITAVSRAKPAIQAQYGK
- a CDS encoding AAA family ATPase, whose amino-acid sequence is MNALTNITAAPTAEKVDWTRIDTQVKHEGKEIKLPAEPGKMDYDEAINTIARVRDEENQEFDVHEIVKGAPWDTLVAVYRAMQEIYGVVISEGIKTFFGEIKPDFVTVHTGPGNDDRIQVPMGAMGLPGVSKHVFIKMFSGGTVIQGTVRKCDRARLVEIANKAREIIRSASVYKGKAIRLNVDSDGDLELDAQPEFLDLARVNETDMIHTKETGALIRTNILAPLKFTQECRNKRIPLKRGILLEGKYGTGKSLTSRVTAKVATDNGWTFIMLNRSQGLKAAIEFARTYQPCVIFAEDIDRAADRDDEDVNDLVNLLDGLISKEMEMMVVLTTNHIEKIDRALLRPGRFDAVISIDAPDAETAERIIRTYAGNLLDVNADLSPVGDVTAGMIPASIREVVERAKLSMLTEGRVNLTADDLYISAVGMKRHVALLEPKKDEKTHAEMFAEGLIGLLGDGLAVDVNAASPEDVLDARNKVIKRLVGQENQLAEIGNTTKGGAHAATIAAETGLRILKQVGGE